A genomic region of Synechococcus sp. NOUM97013 contains the following coding sequences:
- a CDS encoding Nif11-like leader peptide family natural product precursor, with translation MSEEQLRAFLEKVKGDTGLQEKLKAAADADAVVAMAKDAGFMISADDLKKAQSEVSDAELEAAAGGIWIIRPSESELCQ, from the coding sequence ATGTCAGAAGAGCAACTCAGAGCGTTCCTGGAAAAAGTCAAAGGAGACACTGGTCTTCAGGAGAAGCTCAAGGCAGCTGCTGATGCCGATGCTGTTGTGGCGATGGCAAAAGACGCTGGCTTTATGATTTCAGCTGATGACTTGAAGAAGGCTCAATCAGAAGTCTCTGACGCCGAACTAGAAGCAGCGGCTGGTGGTATTTGGATTATTAGACCATCGGAATCGGAATTATGTCAATGA